One region of Gossypium raimondii isolate GPD5lz chromosome 6, ASM2569854v1, whole genome shotgun sequence genomic DNA includes:
- the LOC105774092 gene encoding uncharacterized protein LOC105774092 translates to MKNATSHFEFHISITALIMFLLKTWRASAFGVYGYLNFTRNGFLEHSKKFKPEDMEIRIEGKNCVVTGANSGIGFATAEALASCGATVYMVCRNKEKGETALSKIQSSTGNPNVHLEVCDLSSISEIKSFASRFSSKDVPVHVLVNNAGLMEQKRVTTSEGFELNFAVNVLGTYATTELMLPLLEIASPDARVITVSSGGMYTTPLTSDLQFSDGKFSGAEQYARNKRVQVALTEKWAEMYKNKGIGFYSMHPGWAETPGVAKSLPDFNKWLSGKLRTSEEGADTVIWLALQPKEKLVSGGFYFDRAEAPKHLKFAATRQSHAIIDSIVDTLRSLV, encoded by the exons atgaaaaatgcaACTTCACACTTTGAATTTCACATATCCATCACAGCACTAATCATGTTCCTTCTGAAG ACTTGGCGGGCATCTGCATTTGGAGTTTATGGTTACTTGAATTTCACCAGAAATGGCTTCTT GGAACACTCCAAGAAATTCAAACCCGAAGATATGGAAATACGAATAGAGGGGAAGAACTGCGTGGTCACAGGAGCAAATTCTGGCATTGGTTTTGCTACTGCTGAGGCTCTTGCATCATG TGGAGCAACTGTCTATATGGTGTGTCGTAACAAGGAGAAGGGAGAAACCGCTCTTTCTAAAATTCAGTCTTCAACTGGCAATCCAAATGTTCATTTGGAA GTTTGTGATCTTTCGTCCATCAGCGAGATCAAGTCATTTGCATCCAGGTTCTCTTCAAAGGATGTTCCGGTTCATGTTCTT GTCAACAATGCTGGACTGATGGAGCAGAAACGAGTTACGACATCTGAAGG ATTTGAGTTGAACTTTGCTGTCAATGTATTGGGCACTTATGCCACAACAGAATTAATGTTGCCTTTGCTGGAGATAGCTTCTCCTGATGCTCGAGTCATAACAGTTTCATCTGGTGGAATGTATACTACTCCCTTGACCAGTGATCTACAG TTTAGTGATGGAAAATTTAGTGGGGCAGAGCAATATGCTAGGAACAAGCGAGTTCAG GTAGCACTAACTGAAAAGTGGGCTGAGATGTACAAGAACAAAGGAATTGGGTTTTACTCAATGCACCCGGGCTGGGCTGAGACACCTGGAGTAGCTAAAAGTTTACCTGATTTTAACAAATG GTTATCGGGAAAGCTCAGAACTAGTGAAGAAGGTGCGGACACAGTTATATGGTTGGCTTTACAGCCTAAAGAGAAACTGGTATCTGGTGGTTTCTATTTTGATAGAGCAGAAGCTCCTAAACACTTAAAGTTCGCAGCTACAAGGCAGTCTCATGCAATCATAGACTCCATTGTCGACACTCTACGTTCCTTGGTATag